In a genomic window of Chroicocephalus ridibundus chromosome 18, bChrRid1.1, whole genome shotgun sequence:
- the SC5D gene encoding lathosterol oxidase — MDLVLDAADRHLLTPYVYPAGWPEGEPCRQLLSLFVITNLGALALYLLFGTLSYYFIFDHRLKTHPQFLENQVRREILYALRSLPWISVPTVALFFAEVRGYSKLYDNIEDSPYGWTGVFLSMLSFLFFTDMGIYWIHRALHHKLLYKRFHKPHHLWKIATPFASHAFHPVDGFMQSLPYHVYPFLFPLHKVTYLGLYIFVNVWTISIHDGDYRVPRLLRHVINGSAHHTDHHLYFDYNYGQYFTLWDKIGGSYKSPTAFEGKGPHDYLRKLREKAPGAPDGPPTAKTE, encoded by the exons ATGGACCTGGTCCTGGACGCCGCCGACCGACACCTCCTCACCCCCTACGTCTACCCCGCCGGCTGGCCCGAGGGCGAGCCCTGCCGCCAGCTCCTCAGCCTCTTCGTCATCACCAACCTCGGGGCGCTCGCCCTCTACCTCCTCTTCGGCACCCTCAGCTACTACTTCATCTTTGACCACCGACTCAAGACGCATCCCCAGTTCCTAGAG AACCAGGTGCGCCGGGAGATCCTCTACGCGCTGCGCTCCCTCCCCTGGATCAGCGTGCCCACCGTCGCCCTCTTCTTCGCTGAGGTGCGGGGCTACAGCAAGCTCTACGACAACATCGAGGACTCCCCGTACG GCTGGACGGGCGTCTTCCTCAGCATGctgtccttcctcttcttcaccGACATGGGCATCTACTGGATACACCGCGCTCTCCACCACAAACTGCTCTATAAG CGCTTCCACAAGCCCCACCACCTCTGGAAGATCGCGACGCCCTTCGCCAGCCATGCCTTCCACCCCGTCGACGGCTTCATGCAGAGCCTGCCCTACCACGTctaccccttcctcttccccctgcaCAAAGTCACCTACTTGGGCCTCTACATCTTCGTCAACGTCTGGACCATCTCCATCCACGATGGCGACTACCGCGTCCCCCGCCTCCTGCGGCACGTCATCAACGGATCGGCCCACCACACCGACCACCACTTGTACTTCGACTACAACTATGGGCAGTACTTCACTCTCTGGGACAAGATCGGTGGCTCCTACAAGAGCCCCACGGCCTTCGAGGGCAAGGGCCCCCACGACTACTTGCGCAAGCTCCGAGAGAAAGCCCCGGGGGCGCCCGACGGCCCCCCGACCGCCAAGACCGAGTag